Proteins encoded together in one Amblyomma americanum isolate KBUSLIRL-KWMA chromosome 1, ASM5285725v1, whole genome shotgun sequence window:
- the LOC144119342 gene encoding uncharacterized protein LOC144119342 — translation MSMAASLLASLLPPPKPLDTSGNACLGSPMWKKVLKGLGQLKDFEYNVKLKRGAAGVAVPARRVPLALQDKVEAELQRMKEQGVIKKPLVRYQGHIFTEEGLRVDPQRVQDVLQMPAHKSYFVSASKDRLRDLLAATDGDPALLQLRGYAETSWPDDKGDVPQVVRPYWSYRQAIHTQDGLLFRNSKSPVQRLMGRQTRTLLLVPAEHLVPETVPSIAVHNRLQEIRQCQRTYYSRSSRHLPPLSQGQQITTTTRFIGPGHLLPS, via the exons ATGTCGATGGCAGCGTCCCTTCTAGCGTCGCTTCTTCCGCCACCGAAGCCCTTGGACACATCAGGCAACGCTTGCCTAGGATCGCCAATGTGGAAGA AAGTCCTCAAAGGGCTCGGGCAGCTAAAAGACTTCGAGTACAACGTGAAGCTGAAGCGTGGTGCCGCGGGTGTCGCCGTGCCTGCTCGAAGAGTTCCGTTGGCCCTTCAAGACAAGGTGGAAGCGGAACTACAGCGCATGAAAGAGCAAGGCGTCATAAAAAAA CCTCTAGTGCGTTACCAGGGCCACATCTTCACTGAAGAAGGCCTGCGAGTAGACCCACAACGAGTTCAAGATGTACTACAAATGCCAGCGCACAAGAGCT ATTTTGTTTCTGCTTCAAAGGATCGTCTCAGGGACCTCCTTGCAGCAACCGATGGCGATCCTGCTCTTCTCCAGCTACGTGGATATGCGGAGACAAGCTGGCCGGACGACAAGGGTGATGTCCCCCAAGTCGTCCGCCCATACTGGTCATACCGGCAGGCGATACACACCCAGGACGGCCTGTTATTTCGCAATAGTAAG TCTCCTGTGCAGAGGCTTATGGGAAGGCAGACGAGAACTCTGCTCCTGGTGCCGGCAGAACACTTGGTTCCAGAGACGGTGCCCAGCATAGCCGTGCACAACAGACTCCAGGAAATTCGCCAGTGCCAGAGAACCTACTACAGCCGTAGCTCCAGACACCTGCCTCCCCTGTCGCAGGGACAGCAGATAACAACTACAACACGCTTCATCGGACCTGGGCACCTGCTGCCTTCCTGA